One Acinetobacter pullicarnis genomic region harbors:
- a CDS encoding amino acid permease: MNNQNERKLKHALSNRQVSMITLGGIVGAGLFVVSATALNTVGPAILISYMLTGIMVLFVMRMLGEMAIRNPDSGAFATYASQSLGEWAGFTVGWLYCWYWVLVVAFEAILGANIAHHYFPEIPAWVIAVGCIVLLAGSNLMDVKKFGEFEFWFALIKVIAIIAFIIFCTMAVMGYWPLAENVGGISKILSNGGLFPYGYTAIFTGMLISMFTFFGVEMLTILAAESKNPAVQIRRATNLVILRIGLFYIVSIFLVLCIVPWNDPGLQEMGTFQYVLHVLNVPGSRLLMDIVVFVAVTSVLNSGLYTASRMMYSLSVRGNAPQYLSKVTRNGVPRVTVLTCTVIALIAVAVNYGFPEEVFMVLLSTMNAIGLLVYLVIACSQLVSRFRLDKQGVKLDFKMWLFPWLTLFVILVILSVLGYMFFSEQHRSETIVTLSLTSFILLMSCFRKKKNSKVISAESSAV; encoded by the coding sequence ATTAATAATCAAAATGAAAGAAAACTAAAGCATGCTTTATCAAATAGACAAGTTTCCATGATCACTTTGGGTGGAATTGTTGGTGCAGGATTATTTGTAGTTTCAGCGACAGCCCTAAATACGGTTGGGCCCGCTATTCTAATCTCATATATGCTCACAGGGATTATGGTTTTATTCGTTATGCGGATGTTGGGGGAAATGGCCATTCGAAACCCTGACTCCGGCGCATTTGCAACCTATGCCAGTCAATCATTAGGAGAATGGGCAGGATTTACCGTCGGATGGCTATATTGTTGGTACTGGGTACTGGTTGTCGCCTTTGAAGCAATTTTAGGTGCGAATATTGCGCACCATTATTTTCCTGAGATTCCAGCCTGGGTCATTGCAGTCGGTTGTATTGTATTGCTTGCTGGCTCCAACTTAATGGATGTTAAGAAATTTGGTGAGTTCGAGTTTTGGTTTGCCCTCATCAAAGTCATCGCCATTATCGCATTTATTATTTTCTGTACGATGGCGGTTATGGGCTATTGGCCATTGGCAGAAAATGTTGGTGGTATATCCAAAATACTCAGTAATGGCGGATTATTTCCCTACGGTTATACCGCTATTTTCACTGGGATGCTGATTTCGATGTTCACCTTTTTTGGTGTAGAAATGCTTACGATTTTAGCCGCTGAATCAAAAAATCCAGCTGTTCAAATTCGCCGAGCAACCAATTTGGTTATTCTTCGAATTGGTCTGTTTTATATCGTCTCAATTTTCTTAGTATTGTGCATTGTTCCTTGGAATGACCCAGGTCTGCAAGAAATGGGAACCTTCCAATATGTATTACATGTACTGAATGTCCCAGGCTCACGCTTACTCATGGATATTGTGGTTTTTGTTGCCGTCACCAGTGTGTTAAATTCGGGTTTATATACCGCATCACGCATGATGTATTCACTCAGTGTCCGTGGTAATGCACCGCAATATTTATCCAAAGTGACACGCAATGGTGTTCCAAGAGTCACGGTATTGACCTGTACTGTGATTGCCCTGATTGCAGTTGCAGTGAACTACGGTTTTCCAGAAGAAGTCTTTATGGTGCTGTTATCGACCATGAATGCTATCGGACTCTTGGTTTATTTGGTAATTGCCTGTTCGCAACTGGTTTCACGTTTTCGCTTGGATAAACAAGGGGTGAAATTAGATTTTAAAATGTGGCTTTTCCCATGGCTTACTTTGTTTGTCATTTTGGTTATTTTGAGTGTTCTCGGTTATATGTTCTTCTCTGAGCAGCACCGTTCAGAAACGATTGTGACCCTCTCTTTGACCAGTTTTATTTTACTCATGAGTTGCTTTCGTAAAAAGAAAAACTCAAAAGTAATCAGCGCTGAATCATCAGCAGTTTAA
- the amaB gene encoding L-piperidine-6-carboxylate dehydrogenase, with amino-acid sequence MIQELLNKIGVDPAQYQNGSLEVKTPIDGSVIGQVVVHTVEETELQIQQAQQAYQQWKKIPAPRRGELVRIFGEVLRENKDELGALVSWEAGKITQEGLGEVQEMIDICDFAVGLSRQLYGLTIASERPGHHMRETWHPLGVIGVISAFNFPVAVWAWNTALALICGNAVIWKPSEKTPLTALACQALFEKALKIFGEDAPQNLSQLLIGDAKIGDQLVTDERVALISATGSTRMGRIVGPKVAARFGKSILELGGNNAMILAPSADLELAIRGILFSAVGTAGQRCTTLRRLIVHSSIKNEVIEKLKKAYGTVSIGHPMQGNLVGPLIDQGIFDQMQEMLSRAKAAGGTVHGGERVLADQYPNAYYVKPALVEMSAQNEVVKTETFAPILYVMTYENFEEAIEIQNDVPQGLSSCIFSNDLREAEQFLSDEGSDCGIANVNIGTSGAEIGGAFGGEKETGGGRESGSDSWKNYMRRQTNTVNYSRELPLAQGINFG; translated from the coding sequence ATGATTCAGGAACTTTTAAACAAAATTGGGGTCGATCCAGCCCAGTATCAAAATGGAAGCTTGGAAGTAAAAACTCCGATTGATGGCAGCGTCATTGGCCAAGTTGTTGTACATACAGTAGAAGAAACTGAGCTTCAAATTCAACAAGCGCAACAAGCGTATCAACAGTGGAAAAAAATCCCTGCACCGCGTCGTGGTGAGTTAGTTCGTATCTTTGGTGAAGTTCTCCGCGAAAATAAAGACGAATTAGGTGCTTTAGTTTCTTGGGAAGCTGGGAAAATCACCCAAGAAGGTCTTGGTGAAGTACAAGAAATGATTGATATCTGTGACTTCGCAGTTGGTTTGTCGCGTCAGCTCTATGGTCTAACCATTGCTTCAGAGCGTCCTGGTCATCACATGCGTGAAACTTGGCATCCGCTAGGTGTGATTGGTGTGATTTCTGCATTTAACTTCCCTGTTGCCGTCTGGGCTTGGAATACAGCATTGGCATTAATCTGTGGTAACGCCGTCATTTGGAAGCCATCTGAAAAAACCCCATTAACGGCTTTGGCTTGTCAGGCACTTTTTGAAAAAGCATTGAAGATTTTTGGTGAAGATGCACCACAAAACCTCTCTCAGTTGTTGATTGGTGATGCGAAAATTGGTGACCAATTGGTGACGGATGAACGTGTTGCGCTGATCAGTGCAACAGGTAGTACACGTATGGGCCGAATTGTTGGACCTAAAGTTGCTGCACGTTTTGGTAAATCTATTCTTGAGTTAGGTGGTAATAACGCCATGATCTTAGCGCCAAGCGCAGATCTTGAACTTGCGATCCGTGGCATTTTGTTCTCAGCTGTGGGTACAGCAGGACAGCGTTGCACCACGTTACGTCGTTTAATTGTGCACTCATCAATTAAAAATGAAGTGATTGAAAAACTGAAAAAAGCGTATGGCACGGTTAGCATTGGTCACCCGATGCAGGGTAACTTAGTTGGTCCGTTAATTGATCAAGGTATTTTTGATCAAATGCAAGAGATGCTCAGCCGCGCCAAAGCTGCGGGTGGTACGGTTCATGGTGGTGAGCGTGTGTTGGCGGATCAATATCCAAATGCCTACTATGTTAAACCTGCACTGGTTGAAATGTCAGCGCAAAATGAAGTGGTGAAAACAGAGACATTTGCACCAATTTTATATGTAATGACGTATGAAAATTTTGAAGAAGCGATTGAAATTCAAAATGATGTTCCACAAGGTCTGTCATCTTGCATTTTCTCAAATGATCTACGTGAAGCTGAACAATTCTTAAGTGATGAAGGCAGTGACTGTGGTATTGCGAATGTCAATATTGGCACCAGTGGTGCTGAAATTGGTGGTGCATTTGGTGGTGAGAAAGAAACAGGTGGTGGTCGTGAATCAGGCTCTGATTCTTGGAAAAACTACATGCGTCGTCAAACCAATACCGTGAATTATTCACGTGAGTTACCGCTTGCTCAGGGCATTAACTTCGGTTAA
- a CDS encoding Ldh family oxidoreductase: MIKLSMHDAEDLCTQVLAKSGYSTAHIAAISDVLMQAQIDNCQSHGLYRLLNCVTSMQKATVSADATPEIEHISQAILKVNAHNAMVPLTLQSCIPLLAEKAKDQGIALLAINNCVHTTALWYEIELLTQQGLVGIACTSNHAWVVPEGGNRPLFGTNPMAFGWPRPNNQAPFIFDFSTTAMARGDIELHRKEGKLLPDGCGVDADGTPSNDPATILTTGAMKTFGSHKGSALAAMIELLAGPLIGDVLSMESQKKDAGAGGSPLGGEFILAISPEVLLGGAMQAYLENAEQLFDGYAIQHVRLPSSRRYAARAKNLESGSIEMHASVYQDLMAYLQSE; the protein is encoded by the coding sequence ATGATTAAATTATCGATGCATGACGCGGAAGATTTATGTACACAAGTATTGGCGAAATCAGGCTATAGCACAGCACATATTGCTGCGATTAGTGATGTGTTAATGCAAGCACAAATAGATAATTGCCAATCACATGGTTTATATCGCCTCCTTAACTGTGTGACCTCAATGCAAAAGGCCACCGTATCTGCAGATGCAACCCCTGAAATAGAACATATCAGTCAGGCGATCCTAAAGGTTAATGCACACAATGCCATGGTGCCTTTAACCTTACAAAGCTGTATTCCCTTGTTAGCAGAAAAAGCCAAAGATCAAGGGATCGCATTATTGGCAATCAATAATTGTGTGCATACCACCGCGCTCTGGTATGAAATTGAGCTGCTAACCCAACAAGGTTTGGTTGGCATTGCCTGTACTTCAAATCATGCCTGGGTCGTGCCAGAAGGTGGCAATCGCCCATTATTTGGTACCAATCCCATGGCCTTCGGTTGGCCACGTCCGAATAATCAAGCTCCATTTATTTTTGATTTTTCAACCACGGCAATGGCACGTGGCGACATTGAATTACATCGCAAAGAAGGCAAATTGCTGCCTGACGGTTGTGGGGTCGATGCAGATGGAACACCAAGTAATGATCCTGCAACGATTTTAACCACAGGCGCAATGAAGACCTTTGGCTCACACAAAGGCTCAGCACTTGCGGCCATGATTGAATTGTTGGCCGGTCCTCTGATTGGTGATGTACTCAGTATGGAATCGCAGAAAAAGGATGCAGGTGCAGGTGGCTCTCCGCTCGGTGGAGAATTCATTTTAGCGATCTCCCCGGAAGTCCTGTTGGGCGGTGCAATGCAGGCTTATCTGGAAAATGCAGAACAGCTATTCGATGGTTATGCAATACAGCATGTACGTCTGCCCTCTTCACGACGTTATGCAGCACGTGCAAAAAATCTTGAATCTGGTTCAATTGAAATGCATGCCTCTGTATATCAAGACTTAATGGCTTATTTACAATCTGAGTAA
- a CDS encoding LysR substrate-binding domain-containing protein produces MQKMTSRTYPSTTSLRCFEASARFLSFTKAAYVLHMTQSAVSKQVAHLEISLKTQLFERALQGLKLTPSGELFFKEAQRILGQIEQSVLNLLAHGSEAESLKIAVHPTLGARWLIPALKGFGKAYPNIHLDIQEQVCSSNLDNNKIDIAFLYGSGVWRDMTSIKLFPEQCVAVCAPDLINEPFKSLEEFRGHVLIQSQSRPRAWDEYFLLQSSTNENNFIGPRLETFYASIHAALTSCGIALIPEFLVEKELNSGELIRAWPYEMQTQHSYYMTFPTSMTNTIKVNTMVEWIKQHLKRSLEDKNPLLEKSA; encoded by the coding sequence ATGCAGAAAATGACTTCTAGAACTTACCCCTCTACTACCTCATTACGTTGCTTCGAAGCTTCCGCTCGTTTTTTAAGCTTTACCAAAGCTGCCTATGTACTGCACATGACCCAGAGTGCCGTCAGTAAACAAGTTGCACATCTCGAAATCAGTCTGAAAACCCAGCTATTTGAACGTGCGCTACAAGGCTTAAAACTAACACCCAGCGGTGAACTGTTCTTCAAAGAAGCACAACGAATTTTAGGTCAAATTGAGCAGTCAGTGCTGAATTTACTGGCACATGGCAGTGAGGCAGAATCTCTTAAGATTGCTGTGCATCCAACTCTCGGAGCACGATGGCTCATTCCTGCACTCAAAGGCTTTGGCAAGGCCTATCCCAATATTCATTTAGATATTCAAGAGCAGGTCTGCTCCTCCAACCTCGACAACAATAAAATTGATATCGCCTTTTTATATGGTTCAGGTGTTTGGCGAGATATGACCAGCATTAAACTGTTTCCAGAACAATGCGTTGCGGTCTGTGCACCCGATTTAATCAATGAGCCATTTAAAAGTTTAGAAGAATTCCGCGGTCATGTCTTGATTCAATCGCAGTCTAGACCGCGCGCGTGGGATGAGTATTTCTTGTTACAATCGAGTACCAATGAAAACAACTTTATTGGTCCACGCTTAGAAACCTTCTACGCCAGTATTCATGCGGCACTGACCAGTTGTGGAATTGCTTTGATTCCAGAGTTTCTGGTCGAAAAAGAATTAAACAGCGGCGAATTGATTCGCGCTTGGCCCTATGAAATGCAAACGCAGCATTCTTACTATATGACTTTCCCCACGTCCATGACCAACACCATTAAGGTCAATACGATGGTGGAGTGGATCAAGCAACACTTGAAACGCAGTCTAGAAGATAAAAATCCCTTGTTGGAAAAATCTGCCTAA
- a CDS encoding PucR family transcriptional regulator has protein sequence MIMTINDLVNRPELRTHYLCGKNNGANLVNWAHVSELPNPTAWLGEGDLLMTTGLGIPQSKTSQQKYIQDLIDANLAGLMIGENMNAPADISELCRVAEQYNFPILMTHYGVPFAAVTKTIVDANHKKEFERTNLITKLYENAKIGILDLASKDFIVLLNRIIQGEIYILDPQSLENWLPRLTPIPEDLKLGVLALNQKPFHASTLIKKQKIDKDHVIQTIELSLQKCLLVVKSPDIDFSVIHHLAAIVSLDLEKNKLEFQRQLRLGGDFLGDMLNKRISNVNIEKRLLELQLDLTSLSAVMVNYVEGHDYEAFFFRKNIPALIKYQGDFLFILLERDYVEQLTAIFPEIGVSKLIGDLDRVQHAFNESKFALQSIRPNQAINFYERMNQFSSLLPFSMDEAERIYKETLGKLIEHDQHHQSEYIHTLKVFLEHNRSWEETSKVLHIHKQTLVYRVQKIHKITGRSLTKTDDITTLWLALKALDLTKDNF, from the coding sequence ATGATTATGACAATCAATGATCTAGTGAACAGACCAGAATTAAGAACCCATTATTTATGTGGTAAAAATAATGGCGCCAATCTGGTGAATTGGGCTCATGTCAGTGAGTTACCCAATCCAACGGCATGGTTGGGCGAAGGTGATTTATTAATGACGACTGGCTTGGGAATACCTCAATCAAAAACCTCTCAGCAAAAATATATTCAAGATTTAATTGATGCCAATTTGGCGGGATTAATGATTGGTGAAAATATGAATGCGCCAGCAGATATTAGTGAGCTCTGTCGTGTTGCCGAACAATATAATTTCCCTATTTTAATGACGCATTATGGCGTTCCTTTTGCTGCTGTCACCAAGACCATTGTTGACGCCAATCATAAAAAAGAATTCGAGCGTACTAATCTGATTACTAAGCTATATGAAAATGCCAAAATTGGAATTTTAGACTTAGCTTCTAAAGATTTTATTGTGTTGCTCAATCGCATTATTCAGGGCGAAATTTATATTTTAGACCCACAAAGTTTAGAGAATTGGTTACCACGCTTAACGCCTATTCCAGAAGATTTAAAGTTAGGGGTTTTGGCGCTGAATCAAAAACCATTTCATGCATCGACTTTAATTAAAAAGCAAAAAATTGACAAAGATCATGTGATACAAACCATTGAACTGAGTTTGCAAAAATGTTTATTGGTGGTAAAATCACCCGATATCGATTTCTCTGTGATTCACCATTTAGCTGCAATTGTGAGTCTAGATTTAGAAAAGAATAAATTGGAATTTCAGCGTCAATTACGCTTAGGTGGTGATTTTTTAGGAGATATGCTGAATAAAAGAATTTCCAATGTGAATATAGAAAAAAGATTACTTGAGTTACAGTTAGATTTAACCAGTTTAAGCGCCGTGATGGTCAACTATGTTGAGGGTCATGATTATGAGGCTTTTTTCTTCCGTAAAAACATTCCAGCTTTAATAAAATATCAGGGAGATTTTTTATTTATTCTCTTGGAACGTGATTATGTTGAGCAGTTGACTGCAATATTCCCCGAAATAGGGGTCAGCAAATTGATTGGTGATTTGGATCGTGTGCAACATGCATTTAATGAATCTAAATTTGCGCTTCAAAGCATAAGACCCAATCAAGCAATAAATTTTTATGAAAGAATGAATCAGTTTAGCTCTTTATTGCCTTTTAGCATGGATGAAGCTGAAAGAATATATAAAGAAACCCTCGGTAAATTAATTGAACATGACCAACATCATCAGTCCGAATATATTCATACCTTGAAAGTTTTTCTAGAACACAATCGTTCGTGGGAGGAGACATCTAAAGTGTTGCATATTCATAAGCAAACCTTGGTTTATCGGGTACAGAAAATCCATAAAATTACGGGAAGATCATTAACCAAAACCGATGACATAACCACCTTGTGGTTAGCCTTAAAAGCACTGGATCTGACCAAAGATAATTTCTAA
- a CDS encoding D-amino acid dehydrogenase translates to MHIIVLGAGVIGVTTAYYLSKSGYNVTVLDRQPGVALETSFANAGQITPGYSSPWAAPGVPFKALKWMFQPHAPLSIQLTGQKFQYEWMLKMLGQCNAERYQINKERMLRLSEHSRTCFDHLREEIEFGFDARQLGTLQIFRTQQQLDAIEKDIQILTAENIPHQLLTAEALLNVEPALKKSKVNLVGGLHLLGDQTGDCHKFTVELAKLCEKRGVNFIFNANIQQIQKTSNTISGVLLKDGQLIQGDQYVIALGSFSRDLLAQIDLKLPVYPLKGYSITTPITDPDAAPISTILDESYKVALTRFDDRIRVGGMAEICGFNRYLDPRREHTLKMVLKQLFPEASDSRETHFWTGFRPTTPDGTPIIGKTQYQNLLTNTGHGTLGWTMSCGSAQLLTDIISNRATAIRTDDLNFSRYL, encoded by the coding sequence ATGCATATTATTGTGCTTGGTGCTGGTGTCATCGGGGTTACGACAGCCTATTATCTGTCTAAGTCTGGCTATAATGTAACTGTTCTTGATCGACAGCCTGGTGTCGCACTTGAAACCAGTTTTGCCAATGCAGGACAAATTACGCCTGGGTATTCCTCTCCTTGGGCAGCACCAGGGGTTCCATTCAAAGCATTGAAGTGGATGTTTCAACCACATGCACCACTGAGTATCCAGCTGACAGGGCAGAAATTCCAATATGAATGGATGCTTAAAATGCTAGGTCAATGTAATGCTGAGCGTTATCAAATCAATAAAGAACGTATGCTGCGCCTCTCTGAGCACAGTCGTACCTGCTTTGACCATTTACGTGAAGAAATTGAGTTTGGTTTTGATGCGCGTCAATTGGGCACACTGCAAATTTTTAGGACGCAACAACAACTTGATGCGATTGAAAAAGATATTCAAATTTTAACAGCCGAGAATATTCCACATCAATTATTAACAGCCGAAGCGTTGTTAAACGTCGAACCCGCACTAAAAAAATCTAAGGTGAATCTGGTTGGCGGCTTACATTTGCTCGGTGACCAAACTGGAGACTGTCATAAATTCACGGTAGAACTGGCCAAGCTCTGCGAAAAGCGCGGGGTTAACTTTATATTTAATGCGAATATTCAGCAGATCCAAAAAACATCCAATACCATTTCAGGAGTATTACTCAAAGATGGGCAACTGATTCAAGGCGATCAATATGTGATTGCACTCGGCAGTTTCAGCCGAGATCTACTGGCACAAATTGACCTTAAACTACCAGTCTACCCCCTCAAAGGCTATTCGATTACCACCCCAATTACCGATCCAGATGCCGCACCCATTTCAACAATTTTAGACGAATCATATAAAGTTGCCTTAACCCGCTTTGATGATCGCATTCGTGTCGGCGGAATGGCTGAGATTTGTGGGTTTAATCGCTACCTCGATCCTCGACGTGAGCACACGTTAAAAATGGTATTAAAGCAACTTTTTCCTGAGGCAAGTGATTCACGTGAAACCCATTTTTGGACTGGCTTTAGACCCACCACGCCCGATGGCACACCAATCATTGGCAAAACCCAATATCAAAATTTATTGACCAACACGGGACATGGCACTTTAGGCTGGACCATGTCCTGCGGATCAGCACAACTATTAACCGATATTATTTCCAATCGAGCCACCGCTATTCGGACAGACGATTTAAATTTTAGCCGCTATCTTTGA
- the yddG gene encoding aromatic amino acid DMT transporter YddG, with protein MSKNLYTSIGLSAILMWSTLVGLIRLISERIDPVTSVTLLYSLSTLILLILFKIPKLNKIPKQYLLLATLLFVSYELCFSFSITLANNSQQAIEVGVLNHLWPSLTILLMVVFKEIKFHALLILGLSSAFFGIIYIQTNGLNISFHQVMRNLIDNPLPYILALAAAFIWAFYCLLLKKMSNGENIIAFLFLMTSITLWIKSLFFSGFNFPPLDLTTWSYLIVAALFLGLGYAAWNIGMVYGNMNVLISSSYFIPVISAFFSALLFGISLKTSFWLGTFLVVFGSILCWISTSIHSFSLLKSQKRTGRRTLKLK; from the coding sequence TTGTCAAAAAATCTATATACCTCGATCGGCCTGAGTGCGATCCTAATGTGGTCAACCTTGGTGGGCCTGATTCGACTGATTAGCGAACGCATTGATCCCGTCACCAGTGTGACCTTACTCTATTCATTAAGTACTCTCATTCTGCTGATTTTATTTAAGATTCCAAAACTAAATAAAATTCCTAAACAGTACCTGCTGTTGGCAACACTACTTTTTGTCAGCTATGAATTGTGTTTTTCTTTTTCAATTACACTTGCCAATAATTCACAACAAGCTATTGAAGTCGGTGTACTCAATCACCTGTGGCCAAGCCTAACTATTCTTCTCATGGTGGTTTTTAAAGAAATTAAGTTTCATGCCTTATTAATTCTCGGCTTAAGCAGTGCATTCTTTGGAATTATATATATACAAACCAATGGTTTAAATATTTCTTTTCATCAAGTCATGCGCAATCTAATCGACAATCCATTGCCTTATATTTTGGCTTTGGCAGCGGCTTTTATTTGGGCATTTTATTGTCTTTTATTAAAAAAAATGAGCAATGGCGAAAATATTATCGCATTTCTATTCTTGATGACATCAATCACACTCTGGATAAAATCACTATTCTTTAGTGGTTTCAATTTCCCTCCGCTTGATCTCACTACTTGGTCTTATCTGATCGTGGCCGCATTATTTCTTGGGCTCGGTTATGCTGCATGGAATATCGGCATGGTTTACGGAAACATGAATGTCTTAATTTCCAGTTCCTATTTTATTCCGGTTATTTCTGCATTTTTTTCAGCGCTGCTGTTTGGCATTAGTTTAAAGACCTCCTTCTGGCTGGGCACATTCTTGGTGGTTTTTGGCTCAATACTGTGTTGGATCTCAACCAGTATTCACTCTTTTTCGCTCTTAAAAAGTCAGAAACGGACTGGGCGTAGAACATTAAAACTTAAATAA
- the amaA gene encoding L-pipecolate oxidase, translating to MLKDQVLWPVLVDQKPQYSKINQHLKADVCVVGAGFTGLSAAIHLAEAGYNVVVLEAAGVGSGGSGRNVGLVNAGTWAQPDELNKILGEYAGEKLSTALGNAPKLVFDTIDRFGIQAQDTRTGNLHMGHNKEGEADVDIRYEQLSRRGVDVEVLTGRKCHEYCGTTTIHKALLDKRAGTVNPYAYVTGLAKTAERLGVQIFEKSPVSGITKQGVQWCVQSDEYAVTADKVVIATNAYTEGEWTELLKTIYFVQYYQIASEPLNCEAGNRILPYKNGSWDTRLALSSIRRDKDGRLLLGTVGSYEGKSGLYQSWADLMKKKYFPDLGKVNWDYQWTGKFGFTTDHIMRIFEPAPGIVAATAFNGRGITTGTMMGKAFAQYLQDDDRKKLPLPFTTIAEKSVSFRNARSMFYDTGIALYHAGQCLRIIS from the coding sequence ATGTTAAAAGATCAAGTTCTTTGGCCAGTTTTGGTGGATCAAAAACCCCAGTATTCAAAAATCAATCAACATCTGAAAGCAGATGTTTGTGTCGTTGGCGCAGGATTTACGGGATTATCAGCTGCAATTCATTTGGCCGAAGCAGGTTATAACGTCGTTGTGCTTGAAGCAGCGGGTGTCGGCTCTGGCGGTTCTGGGCGCAATGTCGGTCTGGTCAATGCTGGGACGTGGGCGCAACCGGATGAACTCAATAAAATTTTGGGTGAGTACGCTGGCGAAAAGCTCAGCACCGCTTTGGGCAATGCACCTAAACTTGTATTTGATACCATCGACCGTTTCGGTATTCAAGCACAAGATACGCGAACAGGCAATCTGCATATGGGGCACAACAAAGAAGGCGAGGCCGATGTTGATATCCGTTATGAACAATTAAGTCGTCGTGGAGTAGATGTTGAGGTTTTAACTGGTCGTAAATGTCATGAATATTGTGGTACAACCACCATTCATAAAGCTTTATTGGATAAACGTGCCGGTACCGTAAATCCTTATGCTTATGTAACTGGTCTAGCAAAGACAGCAGAACGCTTAGGCGTCCAGATTTTTGAAAAATCACCCGTTTCTGGTATTACAAAACAAGGGGTGCAGTGGTGTGTTCAGTCCGATGAATATGCGGTTACTGCCGATAAAGTGGTCATTGCAACCAATGCTTATACCGAAGGTGAATGGACTGAACTGCTTAAAACTATTTATTTTGTTCAATATTATCAAATTGCATCTGAGCCTTTAAATTGCGAGGCAGGCAATAGAATTCTTCCTTATAAAAATGGCTCATGGGATACGCGTTTGGCCTTATCGAGCATTCGACGTGATAAAGATGGGCGTTTATTGCTTGGTACGGTTGGATCTTATGAAGGAAAGTCGGGGCTGTATCAGTCTTGGGCTGATTTAATGAAAAAGAAATATTTCCCAGATTTGGGCAAGGTGAATTGGGATTATCAATGGACGGGTAAGTTTGGTTTTACCACGGACCATATTATGCGAATTTTTGAACCCGCACCGGGTATTGTCGCTGCAACCGCGTTTAATGGCCGTGGCATCACTACTGGAACCATGATGGGCAAAGCATTTGCTCAGTATCTACAGGATGATGATCGCAAAAAATTACCTTTGCCATTTACAACGATTGCTGAAAAATCAGTGTCATTCCGTAATGCACGATCGATGTTCTATGATACAGGAATTGCTTTATATCATGCCGGTCAGTGTCTTCGAATTATTAGTTAA